The Candidatus Saccharibacteria bacterium genome includes a window with the following:
- a CDS encoding KH domain-containing protein codes for MDYPEIEFVELVVRQLVANPDQVKVERILDEKGVLLVLTVDDEDLGKVIGRGGATVNALRSLLRVLGAKNNARYALKVDDPKNSTTQSATNSRPAQAEGLTEQAVEVPSSPEDEVDRELEGLVSDLDL; via the coding sequence ATGGATTATCCTGAGATAGAGTTTGTAGAGCTAGTAGTAAGACAACTGGTTGCTAATCCAGATCAAGTCAAAGTAGAAAGAATCTTGGATGAAAAAGGAGTATTGTTGGTACTGACTGTAGATGATGAAGATTTGGGTAAGGTTATTGGTAGGGGAGGTGCTACTGTAAATGCGTTGAGGTCACTATTGAGAGTATTGGGAGCTAAGAACAATGCTAGGTATGCTTTGAAGGTAGATGACCCCAAGAATAGCACTACTCAATCAGCCACCAATTCACGACCAGCTCAGGCAGAGGGTCTGACAGAGCAGGCAGTGGAAGTACCTTCATCGCCAGAAGACGAAGTAGATCGTGAGCTTGAAGGACTAGTCAGCGACCTAGATCTATAG
- the rpsP gene encoding 30S ribosomal protein S16 produces the protein MVVLRLNRVGRKKLALYRIVAIDKRKAVSARPLEYLGRYNPHNKELVVDKEAIKAWLDKGAQPSNRLAIILKQSGLSLPKWVKINSKNRSVKDPEKAQNQTRQPEEVVETIEEVVEEIPAEAEQQDSNQES, from the coding sequence ATGGTAGTATTAAGATTAAATCGAGTTGGACGCAAGAAGCTTGCACTTTACCGTATTGTAGCGATTGATAAGCGCAAGGCTGTATCTGCTCGTCCTTTGGAATACCTGGGTAGGTACAATCCTCACAATAAAGAGCTAGTTGTAGATAAAGAGGCAATAAAAGCTTGGCTTGATAAGGGTGCTCAACCCTCAAATCGTTTGGCAATTATTCTCAAACAATCAGGTCTGAGCTTGCCAAAGTGGGTCAAGATTAATAGCAAAAATAGGTCAGTCAAAGATCCAGAAAAAGCTCAAAACCAAACTAGGCAGCCAGAGGAAGTAGTAGAGACGATTGAAGAAGTTGTCGAGGAAATTCCAGCAGAGGCTGAACAACAAGATTCTAATCAAGAGAGTTAA
- a CDS encoding transketolase family protein, whose product MSQAETLRKGFGEGLVSVGEQDDRVYALCADLTESTMMAEFASKFPDRFVEIGVAEQNLVTVASGLAAIGKIPFVTSYAAFSPGRNWEQIRTTICLNDQPVKIVGSHAGLSVGPDGATHQMLEDIALMRVLPNIDVVVPADYNQARLATIALARTGRPGYLRLAREKTIIIEPALDFELGRAQILRSGSDLSIFACGPMVAQALEVAKQLSSLQIDAEVINIHTIKPLDNQAIHQSIAKTGLGFSIEEGQIAGGMGSAIVEFLAENLPSRFTRIGVRDRFGQSGSVDQLWQEYGLSIEGIKEQILNIVREVR is encoded by the coding sequence ATGAGTCAAGCGGAAACATTAAGAAAAGGCTTCGGTGAGGGGCTGGTGTCTGTGGGTGAACAGGATGATCGAGTTTATGCACTCTGTGCTGATCTAACAGAATCAACTATGATGGCAGAGTTTGCTTCTAAGTTTCCGGATCGTTTTGTTGAGATCGGAGTAGCTGAGCAAAATCTAGTAACGGTAGCTAGTGGACTTGCTGCAATCGGTAAGATTCCATTTGTCACTAGCTATGCAGCTTTTTCACCAGGTAGAAACTGGGAACAGATTCGAACGACAATTTGCCTGAATGATCAGCCGGTCAAGATTGTCGGTTCGCATGCTGGGTTGTCTGTGGGGCCTGATGGTGCTACCCATCAAATGCTTGAAGACATTGCTCTGATGAGAGTTCTGCCCAATATTGATGTTGTAGTCCCTGCTGATTACAACCAGGCAAGACTTGCTACGATTGCACTTGCGCGGACTGGTCGTCCTGGATACCTGAGGCTGGCTAGGGAAAAGACTATAATTATTGAGCCAGCACTCGACTTTGAACTTGGTAGGGCTCAAATCCTAAGATCAGGCAGTGATCTTTCAATCTTTGCTTGTGGACCGATGGTCGCTCAAGCCCTGGAGGTAGCTAAGCAGTTATCAAGCTTGCAAATTGATGCCGAGGTGATCAATATCCACACTATTAAACCTCTTGATAATCAGGCTATCCATCAGAGTATAGCAAAGACAGGTCTTGGCTTCAGTATTGAAGAAGGTCAGATTGCAGGTGGTATGGGTAGTGCAATTGTTGAATTTTTGGCTGAAAATTTACCTAGTAGATTCACTAGGATTGGAGTGCGAGATCGATTCGGTCAATCTGGTAGTGTAGATCAACTTTGGCAAGAGTATGGATTGAGTATTGAGGGGATAAAAGAGCAAATATTAAATATAGTTAGGGAGGTCAGATGA
- the xth gene encoding exodeoxyribonuclease III, with translation MKLISWNVNGIRAVLRKDKLLPMIEAEDPDILCLQEIKADPEQFELDLPGYQLIINSAKRKGYSGTAILSKLQPIRIIRNFPEKLVNSSQPDQYGDSNQEGRILAAEYPDYWLVNVYTPNAKDDLSRIPLRRDYWDSSFLRLLQSLEQTKPVLTCGDFNVAYTEDDLARPKQNQGKKGFTAEERTGFGNYLEAGFIDTFRLFHQGNGHYSWWSNWGKARENNVGWRIDYWLASQGLKSRIVAGDIYPDYLGSDHCPIGIELD, from the coding sequence ATGAAGCTAATTTCTTGGAATGTCAATGGGATCAGAGCTGTTTTACGCAAGGACAAGCTTCTACCCATGATAGAGGCCGAAGATCCTGATATCCTTTGTCTGCAAGAGATCAAGGCGGATCCCGAACAGTTTGAGCTCGATCTACCGGGGTATCAATTGATAATAAATAGTGCCAAGCGTAAGGGTTATAGTGGGACAGCTATATTGAGTAAATTGCAACCAATAAGGATAATTAGGAATTTTCCTGAGAAATTAGTCAATAGTAGTCAGCCAGATCAATATGGGGATAGTAATCAAGAGGGTAGGATCTTGGCAGCTGAATACCCTGATTATTGGCTAGTCAATGTCTATACGCCGAATGCAAAAGATGATTTGAGCAGGATACCCCTCAGGCGAGATTACTGGGACTCAAGTTTTTTAAGGTTGCTTCAAAGCTTAGAGCAAACCAAGCCTGTCTTGACTTGTGGAGATTTCAATGTTGCCTACACCGAAGATGATCTTGCTAGACCAAAGCAAAATCAAGGCAAGAAAGGATTTACGGCCGAAGAGCGGACAGGGTTTGGTAATTATCTAGAGGCAGGCTTCATCGATACATTTAGATTGTTTCATCAGGGAAATGGACATTATAGCTGGTGGAGCAATTGGGGCAAAGCTAGGGAGAATAATGTTGGATGGAGGATAGATTATTGGCTGGCAAGTCAAGGACTCAAATCGAGAATTGTAGCTGGAGATATTTATCCAGATTATCTTGGCTCAGATCACTGTCCAATCGGTATAGAGTTAGACTAG
- a CDS encoding transketolase: MIDQRALELKANKIRQLVVEMLIAAGSGHTAGPLDLADIFATLFFAVMKYDPDNPDWEERDWLILSNGHTVPVLYASMALAGYFPISELKQLRKFGSRLQGHPERLRLSGLENTSGPLGSGLSQAAGVALGLKRDNRKNFVYVINGDGELQEGNIWEAVMFAGKYRLGNLISIIDRNYIQIDGMTEDVMPLEPLADKYRAFGWQVFEINGHNPSDIYDAVSQAKAVQDKPSVIIARTIPGKGVDFIEFDYRWHGYDPDASHAKRDYQLALKKLRSLDGKIKGEDQ, encoded by the coding sequence ATGATAGATCAAAGAGCTTTAGAGCTAAAAGCTAATAAGATTAGACAATTAGTTGTCGAGATGTTAATTGCTGCTGGCAGTGGGCATACTGCTGGACCATTGGATTTGGCTGACATCTTTGCTACTTTGTTTTTTGCAGTCATGAAGTATGACCCTGACAATCCTGATTGGGAAGAGCGAGATTGGTTGATTCTTTCCAATGGACATACTGTACCAGTACTTTATGCCTCAATGGCACTTGCGGGATATTTTCCAATCTCTGAGCTTAAACAGTTGAGAAAATTTGGTTCACGACTTCAGGGTCATCCCGAAAGGTTACGATTATCAGGTCTAGAAAATACATCTGGACCACTTGGCTCTGGACTCAGTCAAGCTGCTGGGGTAGCCTTGGGGCTGAAGCGAGACAATAGGAAGAATTTTGTTTACGTAATCAATGGCGATGGTGAGCTTCAAGAAGGTAATATCTGGGAGGCAGTGATGTTTGCGGGGAAATATCGCCTGGGCAACCTGATTAGTATTATTGACCGTAATTATATTCAGATAGATGGAATGACCGAAGATGTAATGCCATTAGAGCCACTAGCTGATAAATATCGAGCTTTTGGATGGCAGGTTTTTGAGATCAATGGTCATAATCCATCTGATATCTACGATGCAGTTTCTCAAGCAAAGGCAGTGCAAGATAAGCCAAGCGTGATAATCGCTAGAACTATTCCTGGTAAAGGGGTAGATTTTATCGAATTTGATTACCGTTGGCATGGTTATGATCCAGATGCTTCACATGCCAAGCGAGATTATCAATTGGCCTTAAAGAAACTGAGAAGTCTTGATGGTAAGATCAAAGGAGAAGATCAATGA
- a CDS encoding carbohydrate kinase family protein has product MTNQATKKDNKKTKYDCICIGDIVTDAFIRLEPEYTDLIEDKDRRYLKIEYGSKVPFEYAKIVPGVGNAGNAARSLARLGLDVAIVTNVGDDQHGMEQGQSLLDDLISLEFVKVNHRTPSNYHYVLWHREERTILIKHEEFDYYWPRIPEHSTPEWVYLTSLGDHGAKVYPELTGWLQLNSQVKLAFQPGTFQLNLDQDKYFYERAEIVVLNKEEAATLFGTHPSDIAKNAQSLIKLGALIAVITDGPDGSYLLAPDKGFKQLHKISPFPDFRPPVERTGAGDSYASTMIAAVIKGQDLNTAMRWAGVNSAHVVLEVGAAAGLQRQNQIMIDLENAPEDYNLYKIG; this is encoded by the coding sequence ATGACTAATCAAGCCACTAAAAAAGATAACAAGAAGACTAAGTATGATTGTATCTGCATCGGTGATATTGTTACAGACGCATTTATTAGGCTTGAGCCTGAGTACACCGATTTAATCGAAGATAAAGATAGACGATACTTAAAGATCGAGTATGGTTCAAAGGTACCTTTTGAATATGCCAAGATTGTCCCTGGCGTAGGCAATGCTGGTAATGCAGCCAGAAGTTTAGCAAGACTTGGTCTTGATGTAGCTATTGTGACCAATGTTGGCGATGATCAACATGGCATGGAGCAGGGTCAGTCATTATTGGATGACTTGATCTCACTTGAGTTTGTCAAGGTTAATCACCGTACACCTTCAAATTACCATTATGTACTTTGGCACAGAGAGGAAAGGACAATCTTGATCAAGCATGAAGAGTTTGATTACTATTGGCCAAGAATACCTGAGCACAGTACTCCTGAGTGGGTTTATTTGACTTCACTTGGTGATCATGGTGCAAAAGTCTACCCAGAACTTACTGGCTGGCTTCAGTTGAATTCGCAGGTAAAATTAGCATTTCAGCCCGGTACCTTCCAGTTAAATCTTGATCAAGACAAGTATTTTTACGAGCGAGCTGAAATCGTGGTACTAAACAAAGAAGAGGCAGCAACATTGTTTGGGACTCATCCAAGTGATATTGCCAAAAATGCTCAGAGTCTAATTAAGCTTGGGGCTTTGATCGCAGTGATCACTGATGGTCCAGATGGATCTTATCTTTTAGCACCAGATAAGGGATTCAAGCAACTTCATAAGATTAGTCCTTTTCCAGATTTTCGTCCTCCAGTCGAACGAACCGGTGCCGGAGATAGTTACGCATCTACTATGATTGCTGCAGTAATCAAAGGTCAAGACCTCAATACGGCAATGCGCTGGGCTGGTGTTAACTCTGCTCATGTCGTGTTAGAAGTGGGGGCTGCAGCTGGTCTTCAGAGGCAAAACCAGATAATGATTGATCTAGAAAATGCCCCTGAAGACTATAATCTGTATAAAATAGGTTGA
- the gap gene encoding type I glyceraldehyde-3-phosphate dehydrogenase → MKKTKVAINGFGRIGRSAFKIAMTKPELEIVAINDLTDNKILAYLLQNDSNYGRYHKEISYDNKSITVGGQQIKTFSERDPIELPWKKLGIDVVIESTGRFVTYEKASRHISAGAKKVVISAPAKDDDHKVKTIVMGVNDLDLKPEDKIISNASCTTNCLSPVVRVIEDHFGIDKAMMTTVHSYTASQVLQDGPSKNERDSRAAAENIIPTTTGATKATGKVIPSIEGRFTGLSIRVPTPVVSLCDTVFLLKSKASIEQVNQVLEKASRTRRFQRVLATTSEQLVSSDFIGDSHSAIVDLNLTQVVGENMLKLVVWYDNEWGYSNRLVEVVQKLGNV, encoded by the coding sequence ATGAAAAAAACCAAAGTAGCAATCAATGGTTTTGGCAGAATTGGCAGGAGTGCCTTTAAGATAGCCATGACCAAGCCTGAGCTTGAGATAGTTGCTATCAACGATTTGACTGATAATAAAATCTTGGCTTATCTATTGCAAAATGACAGTAATTATGGTCGATATCATAAGGAAATTAGCTATGATAATAAATCGATTACGGTTGGTGGACAGCAGATTAAGACCTTTAGCGAACGAGATCCAATCGAGCTACCTTGGAAAAAACTTGGTATTGATGTAGTAATCGAATCAACTGGTAGGTTTGTAACTTATGAAAAAGCTTCTAGGCATATCAGCGCAGGTGCCAAAAAGGTAGTAATATCAGCCCCAGCTAAGGATGATGATCATAAAGTCAAGACAATCGTAATGGGAGTAAATGATCTTGACTTGAAACCTGAAGACAAGATCATTTCCAATGCCTCTTGTACCACCAATTGTCTTTCACCTGTGGTCAGGGTGATAGAAGATCATTTTGGGATAGATAAGGCGATGATGACTACCGTTCATTCCTATACAGCATCTCAGGTATTGCAGGATGGCCCGAGCAAAAATGAACGGGATAGTCGAGCAGCGGCTGAAAACATTATTCCGACTACAACTGGTGCAACTAAAGCAACTGGCAAGGTGATCCCTTCGATTGAGGGCAGATTTACTGGGCTAAGTATTCGGGTACCTACACCAGTAGTATCTCTTTGTGATACCGTTTTCTTGCTAAAAAGTAAGGCTAGTATAGAGCAAGTCAATCAAGTTTTGGAAAAAGCCTCTAGGACTAGGAGATTTCAAAGGGTTCTAGCTACGACTAGTGAGCAACTTGTTTCCTCGGACTTTATTGGGGATAGCCATTCGGCAATTGTCGACCTCAATCTTACTCAAGTGGTAGGTGAAAATATGCTCAAACTTGTAGTCTGGTATGACAATGAGTGGGGATACTCTAATCGCCTGGTCGAGGTAGTCCAAAAGCTCGGTAATGTTTAG
- a CDS encoding RpiB/LacA/LacB family sugar-phosphate isomerase, giving the protein MFRVHLANDHGGFLLREVVVEWAKSRDYQLIDHGNSVLDQADNDFEYARLALGGLRQDLESGLKSRAVLICTSGIAMTIQANRSRGLRAVLPINLEHAKTSREHNDCNVLALGGNFHNRKLTKEILDIWFDTDYLGFDRYNFRNKALDD; this is encoded by the coding sequence ATGTTTAGAGTTCATTTAGCCAACGACCATGGGGGTTTTTTGCTCCGAGAAGTAGTAGTAGAATGGGCAAAATCAAGAGACTATCAGCTGATTGACCATGGTAATTCTGTACTTGATCAGGCCGATAATGATTTTGAGTATGCTAGATTGGCACTTGGTGGACTTAGGCAAGATTTAGAATCAGGATTAAAGTCTCGAGCAGTGTTGATATGTACTAGTGGGATAGCCATGACTATTCAGGCTAATCGTAGCCGAGGTCTTCGGGCTGTCTTGCCAATCAATCTAGAGCATGCCAAAACTTCTAGAGAGCATAATGATTGCAATGTTCTTGCTCTTGGTGGTAATTTTCATAATAGAAAACTAACTAAAGAGATTCTGGATATTTGGTTTGATACTGATTATCTAGGATTTGATCGCTACAATTTTCGCAACAAAGCATTAGATGATTAA
- the trmD gene encoding tRNA (guanosine(37)-N1)-methyltransferase TrmD, with protein MAFRFDIITLFPEAFQGLGHSMLYQAQANGLIELHLHNLRDYGLGKRKQVDDQVYGGGAGMLLMVEPIVSALENVKKTVPNAKVGLLTPRGKLYNQRLATELSQAEGLTLICGHYEGVDERLNDYLDFEVSIGDYVLTGGEIPAMVVVDSVARLIDGVLGDTESNMDESHSYQLLEYPQYTRPLDFRGKKVPEILVSGDHQAVIDWRREQSITKTRKSRPDLLEL; from the coding sequence GTGGCCTTTCGATTTGATATTATTACACTTTTTCCAGAAGCATTTCAGGGATTAGGGCATAGTATGCTCTATCAAGCCCAAGCTAATGGTTTGATAGAGTTGCATTTGCATAATCTTAGAGATTATGGATTGGGTAAGCGTAAACAAGTTGATGATCAGGTTTATGGAGGAGGAGCAGGGATGCTACTAATGGTAGAACCAATAGTATCGGCACTTGAGAATGTCAAAAAAACCGTTCCTAATGCAAAGGTCGGGCTATTGACTCCAAGAGGTAAGCTTTACAACCAAAGGCTGGCTACTGAGTTAAGTCAAGCAGAGGGTTTGACTTTAATATGTGGGCATTATGAGGGAGTTGACGAAAGACTAAATGATTATTTGGATTTTGAAGTTTCGATCGGGGACTATGTTTTAACTGGAGGAGAAATACCAGCAATGGTTGTGGTTGACAGTGTGGCTAGATTGATTGATGGTGTATTGGGAGACACAGAGAGTAATATGGATGAGAGCCATAGTTATCAGTTGCTTGAGTATCCCCAATATACTAGGCCACTGGATTTTAGGGGAAAGAAAGTGCCAGAAATATTAGTATCAGGAGATCACCAGGCTGTTATTGACTGGAGGCGAGAACAGTCTATAACCAAAACCAGAAAGAGTCGCCCTGACCTTTTGGAATTATAG
- a CDS encoding thioredoxin domain-containing protein, which translates to MKKVKKFLPIILFVGLIGVFGYLIFKGDSNPESTEDPASVELTDQQKQALLEGHAKLSEGANINVVEFGDFQCPACKAAEPEIERILGLYGDQINFYFRHRPLMSIHPNAKLAAITSEVAATEDKFWEMHDLLYQRQADWSSLSSTQVIDTFASYGTELGFDTADFRDQILGETGKGNINRDDDLAEELEVNGTPTFFVNGQRLASVSELEDKIKSLINGDSDADKADVSDDSSD; encoded by the coding sequence ATGAAGAAAGTTAAGAAATTTTTACCAATAATTTTGTTTGTTGGACTGATTGGGGTGTTTGGATACCTGATTTTTAAGGGAGATTCCAATCCAGAATCGACCGAAGATCCAGCCTCGGTGGAATTGACCGACCAGCAAAAACAGGCCCTACTAGAGGGTCATGCTAAGCTGAGTGAGGGAGCTAATATTAATGTAGTAGAGTTTGGTGATTTTCAGTGTCCAGCCTGTAAGGCAGCTGAGCCAGAGATAGAAAGAATACTTGGTCTTTATGGTGATCAAATCAATTTCTATTTTCGTCATCGACCACTAATGTCTATTCACCCAAATGCCAAATTGGCTGCAATCACCTCAGAGGTGGCAGCTACAGAAGACAAGTTTTGGGAGATGCATGACTTGCTCTACCAGCGTCAAGCTGACTGGAGTAGTCTAAGTTCTACTCAGGTAATCGATACTTTTGCTAGCTATGGTACAGAATTGGGATTTGATACTGCTGATTTCAGAGATCAGATTCTTGGTGAGACTGGCAAGGGCAATATCAATCGTGATGATGATTTGGCAGAGGAGCTTGAAGTCAATGGTACTCCAACCTTCTTTGTCAATGGTCAAAGGCTAGCAAGTGTCAGCGAACTGGAAGATAAGATCAAGAGTTTAATCAATGGAGACTCAGACGCTGATAAAGCAGATGTCAGTGATGATAGCTCAGATTAA
- the hisS gene encoding histidine--tRNA ligase, whose protein sequence is MSTSITDPIQPKGFRDLSINQQFEFDHWIQTITKVYKSRGFMPLRTSAVELSSVLLAKEGGETTKEIFMIPRAKHDLALRFDLTVPLARYVAANQQDIKFPFRRYQIGQSWRAENTQSGRKREFYQADIDIIGDDSIYADADVIISAIKAYQALDIEAIARINHRELLANMVRQAGGSQITEALRLIDKRDKLDKIRFGELLTGLVDDPKSITQYLDQVYQLGQLDALQESGLSQLDYLTKLGEILAREVGVGSFCFDFGLARGFDYYTGMVVEFFLPGNSTAVGSGGRYDNLISGYSSRSLGGVGCSIGVTRLFDHINPSGRGTLSEYLIAILDPEYLGFAQSVRLKVEELGGNCQIYTASSKLKHIFDYADRWAIDKLIIIGSDEIDSGQIKIKDLKTKLEETIEVKEQN, encoded by the coding sequence ATGAGCACGAGCATAACTGACCCAATCCAACCCAAAGGCTTTCGCGATCTGAGTATCAATCAACAGTTCGAATTTGATCACTGGATCCAGACTATTACCAAAGTCTACAAGTCTAGGGGATTCATGCCACTCAGGACTAGTGCTGTCGAGCTGAGCTCGGTATTGCTCGCCAAGGAGGGAGGAGAGACTACCAAAGAGATTTTTATGATTCCGAGAGCCAAGCATGATTTGGCATTGCGGTTTGATCTAACGGTTCCTTTGGCTAGGTATGTAGCCGCCAACCAACAAGACATCAAGTTTCCTTTCAGGCGCTATCAGATAGGTCAGAGCTGGAGAGCGGAGAATACTCAGTCAGGCAGGAAGCGGGAATTTTATCAAGCAGATATTGATATCATTGGAGATGATTCCATCTATGCTGACGCAGATGTGATCATTAGTGCTATCAAGGCTTATCAGGCACTTGATATCGAGGCCATAGCAAGAATCAATCATAGAGAGTTGTTGGCTAATATGGTAAGACAAGCAGGAGGAAGTCAGATCACTGAGGCTTTGCGCTTGATTGATAAGCGAGATAAGCTCGACAAGATCAGGTTTGGAGAGTTGTTAACTGGGCTAGTTGACGATCCCAAATCTATTACGCAATATTTAGACCAGGTTTATCAGTTAGGTCAGCTTGATGCACTGCAGGAATCAGGATTGAGTCAGCTAGATTATTTGACAAAGCTGGGGGAAATTTTAGCTCGCGAGGTGGGAGTTGGAAGTTTTTGTTTTGACTTTGGGTTGGCTAGAGGTTTTGATTATTATACTGGAATGGTCGTCGAGTTCTTTTTACCAGGAAATAGCACTGCAGTAGGGAGCGGGGGAAGATATGATAACCTGATTAGCGGCTATAGTTCAAGAAGCTTAGGAGGTGTCGGTTGTTCTATCGGTGTTACTAGACTATTTGACCACATTAACCCTTCTGGTCGAGGCACTCTCTCTGAATACTTGATCGCGATACTTGACCCTGAATACCTAGGATTCGCTCAGAGTGTTAGGCTAAAGGTAGAAGAATTGGGAGGTAATTGTCAGATCTATACCGCAAGTAGTAAGCTCAAGCATATCTTTGATTATGCAGATAGATGGGCAATTGATAAATTAATCATAATTGGATCTGATGAAATTGATTCAGGTCAAATCAAGATCAAAGATCTCAAGACAAAGCTTGAAGAAACTATTGAGGTCAAGGAGCAGAATTGA
- the rpmG gene encoding 50S ribosomal protein L33 yields the protein MAKKGARQLIVLVNKATGTRYLTKKNKTNTTDKLVLKKYDRKTRKVEEFTETKTSLG from the coding sequence ATGGCAAAAAAAGGAGCAAGACAACTAATCGTACTAGTAAATAAAGCTACTGGCACACGTTATTTGACGAAAAAAAACAAGACTAATACAACAGACAAATTGGTCTTAAAGAAATATGATAGAAAAACTAGAAAAGTAGAAGAATTTACAGAAACCAAGACCAGTCTTGGTTGA